The sequence CAGCCCGTTCACCGTCAAGACGCACGTCAACCACGCCATGACCAAATGGGATGCCCGCGACCGCGCCCAACTCGTGGTCATCGCCTACCAGGCCGGCCTCCGCGGTCCCGCATAGCCGGGGTGCCACCGCCGTCAGGTGCGCCGGTGGCCGTGGGCCGGGGTCGTCGATCCAGTTCTGGGCCGCGTGGTGGAAGGCGGCCCATGCGGTGTGCGCGGCCAGATCGGCCAGCCGGCCGTCGACGCCGCGACGACGCGGTGCTTCGGCGACGGCGAGGGCCATCGCCGCGCCCTTGGCAAGGTCGCGTTCGCGCAGCGTCGGCGTCGCGGCGCTCAGGGCGAGCCGGGGCTCGGCGAAGGACCGGTTCTCCTCCAGGATGTGTGCCGCTCTGCCGAAGGCCTGCAGCAGCACCTCGGCCGGTGTCAGGCCATCGGGCGCCTCGCTCACGTACTGCGTCAGGGCGGTGCGCAGGTCGGCTTCGCCGGCGAGGAGGACCTCGCGCTTGTCGGGGAAGTGGCGGAAGCACGTCCGCGGGTTGACTCCGGCACGCTGAGCTATGTCGGCGGCGGTGGTCTGCTCGAACCCGCGCTCCAGGGACATCGCCGAAACCATCGGCCAGGGTCTCGGGCCGCCCACCGCCCAGCTCTCCACCGCCTGCGCTGGCGCCTCCGGCGCCTCGCCGACGATTACGGCGTCACCACGATCTTGCCCACCGGCATTCCCCTCGCCAGGTATCGGTGCGCCTCGATGATGTCGTCCAACGCGAACACCCGGTCCACCGCCGGCTGCAGCACGCCGGTACGGACACCGGCGGCCAGGAACGCGGCGACGCGCCGGACGGTCACCGGGTCGGCCATGTCGGCGAAAGCCATGTAGCGATAGATGGTCAGCGACGGATTCGCCGGGAACGACGCCGGCCGCGGATCCAGCCGGCCCACCGTGGCCAAGGTGCCGCCGAGCTTCGCGGCCAGCGACAGCTCGGCCAGTCCCGGGCCCATGACGGCGTCCAGGATGATGTCGGCGCCCACCTCACCGGTGTGCCGCCGGACAGCCTCCCCGATGTCCTCCCGGTCGGTGGCGATGACCGCAGCGGCTCCGGCACCCAACAGGCTCTCCACCTTGGCGCTCTGCCGGGTGACCGCGATCGGCACGGCACCGATCTGGTTGGCGATCTGGATCGCGGCACGTCCGACACCGCCGGACGCCGCGGTGATCAAAACCTGGTCCCCGGGCCGCATCCCGGCGCTCTCCACCAGCGCGCCGTAAGCGGTGAAGTACGACACCCAGAGCGCCGCCGCACCGACGGGCTCCAGGCCGGCGGGCCGTGGCACCACACGGTCGGCCGGCAGCGTGGTGTACTCAGCGTACGCGCCCCTGGTCTCGAAGTCGGGAATCGCACCGAGGATGACCGGCTCGCCGACGGCCAGCCCGCTCACCCCGGATCCGAGCGCGTCGATCACACCGGTCCCCTCGACGCCCAGCCGCGCATGCGGCAACTGCACCGGCCGCGGGGACTGCCCAGCCCGGACCATCTGGTCGAGCGGGTTGACGGCGAAAGCCTCGATCCGTACGCGTACCTCGCCGGTTGCGGGCTCGACGACCGGCTCGTCGACGACGCGCAGAACTTCCGGACCGCCGGTCTCGTCGAACACGACTACTCGTGGCATGGATGGCTCCCTGTGTTCCTGATGGGCTTCACCGCGCGACGCTACGGAGCCGATAGGAACCCGCTGGTACCTTTCACCCTTGTGTACCATGCCCCGGGCCCGGTCTTCCTCGCTGACTGCCCCGCCCGCCTGGCCATCGAGATCATCGCCGAGAAGTGGG is a genomic window of Actinoplanes teichomyceticus ATCC 31121 containing:
- a CDS encoding zinc-dependent alcohol dehydrogenase family protein: MPRVVVFDETGGPEVLRVVDEPVVEPATGEVRVRIEAFAVNPLDQMVRAGQSPRPVQLPHARLGVEGTGVIDALGSGVSGLAVGEPVILGAIPDFETRGAYAEYTTLPADRVVPRPAGLEPVGAAALWVSYFTAYGALVESAGMRPGDQVLITAASGGVGRAAIQIANQIGAVPIAVTRQSAKVESLLGAGAAAVIATDREDIGEAVRRHTGEVGADIILDAVMGPGLAELSLAAKLGGTLATVGRLDPRPASFPANPSLTIYRYMAFADMADPVTVRRVAAFLAAGVRTGVLQPAVDRVFALDDIIEAHRYLARGMPVGKIVVTP